The following proteins are co-located in the Cutaneotrichosporon cavernicola HIS019 DNA, chromosome: 3 genome:
- the SKI2 gene encoding uncharacterized protein (DSHCT), translating to MGDNKTPNGGFIDSERFLELVAAAAHPASSNLPSDNLAQSLGIQGLPTASDAIKQLESDVLSPPKDLSEDLWRWQVPLPTQVPFPPLTLTPLPATHTVAPTFRGIDGTFTHWRDALAPKQPLHPNLSSSMQREPGALKNFVRGKSTNAPFLPGGLEPAVTPEEVEEDLAEEEGWKTRAPGLKRGLQLDGADEFLVEMLGQQSMATKARRRRRGGDESPTLEVSRLGDDDIATPDSEERLGAPSSRKNVDDLLPVGRLPAPPPARRNLIKAAEKKEWAHVVDVNQELVNFRELVPEMAREYPFELDNFQKEAVYRLEMGDSVFVAAHTSAGKTVVAEYAIALAAKHMTRAIYTSPIKALSNQKFRDFKTTFDPSTVGILTGDVQINSEGSCLIMTTEILRSMLYKGADLIRDVEFVIFDEVHYVNDAERGVVWEEVIIMLPEHVNIILLSATVPNTKEFADWVGRTKKKNIYVISTPMRPVPLEHFLWAGKELHKIVDSKGQFLGNGYKNAGDALRRKQDKEREAAGLPPLTRTGGRGGAPTKARDLPTGKPAPFTRVGGGRTHANRGGGQGAPGSAQRGGGGGGGGGGGGGGRRPGRGQLDQNVWTHLIAHLRKNNLLPVVNFVFSKKRCEEYAQTLSSTDLCDAKEKSEVHIVWDRALQRLKGSDRTLPQILRMQVVEILFARGLVKVLFATETFAMGVNMPAKSVVFSGIRKHDGTGFRNLLPGEYTQMAGRAGRRGLDTTGTVIILSGGDELPGVKELQEMMLGVPNRLTSQFRLTYNMILNLLRVEALKVEEMIKRSFSENAAQKLAPEQQKQVEQTEKLLAKLPNVECDVCSTDISAFYDLSTEVVRLNAQIMRQAAWAPGKQFVPGRIVLLRDGHYPGNVAVILRNAPSIVQEGTKRDTRAFWVIALVTKGQKSKREDIKDSEVMPRWPPALPNSINYPHWELAAVDSTSVAFVTSRIHKADVISILDKRSKEASFQTMDELVKIQAELASGNSFEEFDWSRLSKLEFQDLLRHRIALSDRISKLGCQLCKDFEDHYEIIHERKQVENSLKALQLALSDQNLELLPDYNSRIEVLKELQFIDENATVLLKGRVACEINSAHELILTELILDNVLADYSPEEAVALLSVFVFVEKTESQPQIPAKIAQGLDIIYAIADKVENTQLRQHVAFDDFREKFKPGLVEVVYEWARGMPFSEITNLTDVPEGSIVRIITRLDETCREVRDAARVIGDADLFQKMEAAQALIKRDIVFAASLYL from the exons ATGGGGGACAATAAAACTCCCAATGGCGGGTTTATCGATTCTGAGCGCTTCCTAGAGCTCGTTGCTGCCGCTGCGCATCCTGCAAGCTCCAATCTTCCTTCCGACAACCTCGCTCAGTCACTGGGCATCCAGGGCCTCCCAACCGCTTCCGATGCCATCAAGCAGCTGGAGTCTGACGTATTATCTCCTCCTAAGGACCTCTCTGAGGACTTGTGGCGCTGGCAGGTCCCTCTGCCTACGCAGGTTCCCTTCCCTCCGTTGACCCTAACCCCGCTTCCGGCAACGCACACCGTCGCCCCAACCTTCCGCGGCATTGACGGCACGTTCACGCATTGGCGCGATGCCCTCGCTCCTAAGCAACCGTTGCACCCCAACCTCTCGTCATCAATGCAGCGTGAGCCAGGCGCGCTCAAGAACTTTGTCCGCGGCAAGAGCACGAACGCGCCTTTCCTTCCAGGTGGACTGGAACCGGCTGTGACCCCTgaagaggtggaggaggaccttgctgaggaagagggatgGAAGACGCGGGCGCCAGGCCTCAAGCGCGGCCTTCAGTTGGACGGCG CGGACGAGTTCCTCGTTGAGATGCTTGGGCAGCAGTCGATGGCAACTAAGGCAAGAAGGCGAAGGCGTGGCGGTGACGAGTCTCCGACACTCGAG GTCTCGCGGCTGGGTGACGATGACATCGCCACGCCGGACAGCGAGGAGCGGCTCGGCgcaccttcttctcgcAAGAACGTGGACGATCTGCTACCTGTCGGC CGTTTGCCAGCCCCACCGCCGGCTCGGAGAAATCTTATTaaggcggccgagaagaaggagtGGGCCCACGTCGTTGACGTTAAccaggagctcgtcaac TTCCGCGAGCTGGTCCCCGAGATGGCTCGAGAG TACCccttcgagctcgacaatttccagaaggaggccgTGTACCGTCTTGAGATGGGTGACTCTGTCttcgtcgccgcgcacaCATCGGCCGGTAAGACTGTCGTGGCAGAATATGCCATCGCCCTTGCTGCGAAGCACATGACTCG CGCTATTTACACCTCGCCTATCAAGGCGCTGTCAAATCAGAAGTTCAGAGACTTCAAGACGACGTTTGACCCATCGACCGTGGGCATTCTAACAGGAGATGTTCAGATCAACTCGGAAGGAAGCTGTTTGATC ATGACGACCGAGATTCTGCGAAGCATGCTCTACAAGGGTGCAGACTTGATCCGTGACGTCGAGTTTGTAATCTTTGACGAAGTGCACTACGTCAACGACGCGGAG cgtgGTGTCGTGTGGGAGGAGGTTATCATCATGTTGCCCGAGCACGTGAATATCATCCTGCTTTCCGCCACTGTGCCAAATACCAAGGAGTTCGCAGACTGGGTTGG GCggacgaagaagaagaacaTCTACGTCATCTCAACCCCCATGCGCCCAGTCCCTCTTGAGCACTTCCTCTGGGCAGGTAAGGAGCTGCACAAGATTGTCGACTCGAAGGGCCAGTTTTTGGGCAACGG ATACAAGAATGCGGGGGATGCGCTGCGGCGGAAGCAAgacaaggagcgcgaggccgccggccttcctccactCACCCGCAccggcggacgaggaggtgccCCGACAaaggcgcgcgacctccCCACTGGCAAGCCGGCCCCATTCacgcgcgtcggcggcggtcgGACACACGCCAACCGTGGGGGTGGCCAAGGCGCACCCGGTTCAGCTCAacggggcggcggcggcggcgggggtggtggtggtggaggaggtgggcgTCGACCAGGTCGCGGGCAGCTCGACCAGAACGTCTGGACGCACCTCATCGCCCACCTGCGCAAGAACAATCTTCTTCCTGTTGTCAACTTCGTCTTCAGCAAGAAGCGCTGCGAGGAGTACGCGCAGACCTTATCGAGCACAGACCTGTgcgacgccaaggagaagagcgAGGTTCACATTGTGTGGGACCGCGCGCTCCAGCGCCTGAAGG GGTCGGACAGGACACTGCCTCAAATCTTGCGCATGC AGGTTGTCGAGATCCTCTTCGCGCGCGGTCTCGTCAAGGTGCTCTTCGCGACAGAGACGTTCGCCATGGGTGTCAACATGCCAGCAAAGAGCGTCGTCTTCTCTGGTATCCGGAAGCACGACGGCACAGGCTTCCGCAACCTGCTCCCGGGAGAGTACACGCAGATGGCTGGGCGTGCTGGTCGACGTGGTCTCGACACGACTGGCACTGTCATTATCCTCAgcggtggcgacgagcttcCAGGT GTCAAGGAGTTGCAGGAGATGATGCTCGGGGTGCCCAATCGACTCACGTCACAGTTCCGCCTCACATACAACATGATCCTCAATCTTCTCCGCGTGGAGGCtctcaaggtcgaggagatgatCAAGCGTTCGTTTTCGGAGAACGCGGCGCAGAAGCTCGCGCCAGAGCAGCAGAagcaggtcgagcag ACGGAAAAGCTCCTTGCGAAGCTGCCGAACGTCGAGTGTGACGTGTGCAGTACCGACATCAGCGCGTTCTATGACCTCTCCACAGAGGTGGTGCGCCTGAATGCGCAGATCATGCGCCAGGCCGCGTGGGCCCCTGGAAAACAGTTCGTCCCTGGCCGCATCGTTCTCCTCCGCGATGGGCATTACCCAGgcaacgtcgccgtcatctTGAGGAACGCCCCGTCGATTGTGCAGGAGGGCACCAAGCGTGATACCCGGGCGTTCTGGGTTATTGCGCTTGTCACCAAGGGCCAGAAGAGCAAGCGTGAGGACATCAAGGACTCGGAAGTGATGCCGCGCTGGCCCCCAGCCCTGCCGAACAGCATTAATTACCCCCACTGGGAGCTCGCCGCGGTGGACTCCACTTCAGTTGCCTTTGTGACGAGCCGTATCCACAAGGCCGATGTGATATCGATCCTCGACAAGCGCTCGAAGGAGGCCTCATTCCAGACTATGGACGAGCTGGTTAAGATTCAAGCCGAGTTGGCATCAGGAAACTCGTTCGAGGAGTTTGACTGGTCGCGCCtgtccaagctcgagtTCCAGGATCTGCTCCGACACCGCATCGCGCTTTCGGACCGTATCTCGAAGCTGGGCTGCCAGCTATGCAAGGACTTTGAGGACCAC TACGAGATCATCCATGAGCGCAAACAGGTCGAGAACAGCCTCAAGGCGCTGCAACTGGCGCTCTCCGACCAGAACCTTGAACTCCTGCCTGACTACAACTCGCGCATAGAAgtgctcaaggagctgcAGTTCATCGACGAGAACGCGACCGTGCTTCTCAAGGGCCGCGTGGCGTGCGAGATCAATTCGGCCCacgagctcatcctcacAGAACTGATACTCGACAACGTGCTCGCAGACTATTCGCCGGAAGAGGCCGTCGCCTTGCTCTCCGTTTTCGTTTTCGTCGAGAAGACTGAGTCGCAGCCCCAGATCCCCGCCAAAATTGCGCAGGGACTGGACATTATCTACGCGATCGCGGACAAGGTGGAGAACACGCAATTACGGCAGCACGTTGCGTTCGATGACTTCCGAGAGAAGTTCAAGCCtggccttgtcgaggtggtGTATGAATGGGCCCGTGGAATG CCGTTCTCGGAGATCACGAACCTCACGGACGTGCCCGAGGGCAGTATCGTGCGTATCATCACGCGCTTAGATGAGACATGCCGCGAGGtccgcgacgcggcgcgcgtcaTTGGTGACGCGGACCTGTTCCAGAAGATGGaggccgcgcaggcgcTAATTAAGCGTGACA TTGTGTTCGCGGCCAGCTTGTACCTTTAG